The following nucleotide sequence is from Tardiphaga sp. 709.
CGATCAATTCGCCGGAAACGGCCAAATCGCTGGAATATGTGAAGTCGCTCTATGACAACTTCATTCCCGGCACGGCGTCCTGGAACGACTCGTCGAACAACAAGGCATTCCTGGCCGGTCAGCTGCATCTGACCACAAACGGCATCTCGGTCTATGTGACGGCGAAGAAGGAAGCTCCGGCTATCGCTGAGGACATGAACCACGCCCATCTGCCGAAGGGGCTGGATGGCAAGCGCCGTGAGCTTCATCTCGGCTTTCCGATCCTGATCTTCTCCTTCACCAAGTTCCCGCAGGCGTGCAAGGCATTCACCGCCTTCATGATGGAGCCCGAGCAGTTCAATCCGTGGGTCGAGTCGGCCCAGGGCTATCTGTCGCCGTTCCAGCTCGCTTTCGAGAAGAATCCGATCTGGACCGTTGATCCTAAAAACACGCCGTATCGCGACGTGGCCACGACGGCATCGACCCCCGCCGGTGAGGCGCAGATGAGCGAAAACGCGGCCGCGGCGATTGCCGACTTCGTGGTCGTCGACATGTACGCCAATTACTGCACGGGCCGCGAGGACGTGAAGACCGCGATGTCGTCTGCCGAGCGCGCGGCGAAGCGGATTTTCCGCGGTTGAGGACGACCTTGCCGGCGCGGAGCGACCCGCGCCGGCAACTCTCTGCAGCAGCCGTGAATTGCGTTTTGCAAAAGGCTGCCTGAACGATGGGAATGGGAATGCCAGAGATCGATTACAAGACTGTTCTGCCGGAAGGCTGGGCGCGGCCGCGCGGTTTCGCGCATGCGGTGGTGGCCGGCGGCACGCGGAGCGTCCGCATCTCCGGTCAGCTCGGCAAGCAGAACGGGCAGGGCGAGGTTGCCGAGGGATCCGACTTCGGTTCGCAGTGGCGCTATGCAATGGAGAATCTCGTCACCGTGCTGAAGGCTGCGGGCGGCGAACCCAAGCAAATCGTGATGCTGCGCGCCTATGTCACCGACATCAACGCATTCAAGACGTCCGGCGCCGCCGTCGGCGAGGCCTGGGGCGCTACCCTCGGCAAGCATTTTCCAGCAATGACACTGGTTCAGGTTTCCGCCCTGATCGATCCGCACGCACGTGTCGAGATCGAGGGCGAAGCGATCCTGCCGTAACCGGATCATGACGCATGACTGACTGCACGACATCAGACCGAAGCCGACATCCGACTGGAGCTATCTTGCAATGACCACGATCCAGACATCGATGCCGGGGGCAGGGAAAGTGATCCCCAGATCCTCGGCCTGGGACCGACTACGGATCAACCGCAACTGGCTCGCCATGTGGTTCATGTTGCCGGCAGCGGCGTTCCTGATTCTGTTTCTAGCTTACCCGCTGTTCCTCGGCGTCTGGATGAGCTTCACCGATGACCGCATCGGCCGCGGCGGCGTGTTCGTCGGGCTTGAGAATTACGAGTGGCTGAAGGACGACAGCATCTTCTGGCTCTCGGTGTTTAATACGCTGCTCTATACGATCGTCGCCTCGGCCATCAAATTCGCTGTCGGCCTCTATCTGGCGCTGCTGCTCAACCGCCACATGCCGTTCAAGGCGCTTATCCGCGCGGCGGTGCTGATCCCGTTCATCGTGCCGACGGTGCTTTCAGCCATCGCCTTCTGGTGGATCTACGACTCGCAGTTTTCGATCATCTCGTGGTCGCTGATCAAAATGGGCCTGATCGACCACAACATCAATTTCTTGGGCGACAGCAACTGGGCACGAGGGAGCGTGATCTTCGCCAATATCTGGCGCGGTGTGCCGTTCGTCGCGATTACGTTGCTGGCGGGCCTGCAGACCGTGTCGCCGTCGCTCTATGAAGCGGCGACGCTGGACGGCGCCACGTCGTGGCAGCGCTTCCGCTTCATCACCTATCCGCTGCTGACGCCGATCATCGCCGTGGTCATGACCTTCTCGGTGCTGTTTACGTTTACCGACTTCCAGCTGATCTGGGCGCTGACGCGCGGCGGTCCGGTGAATGCAACGCATCTGATGGCGACGCTGAGCTATCAGCGCGGCATTCTTTCGGGCCGGCTCGGCGAGGGCGCAGCTATCGCCACCGCCATGATCCCGTTCCTCCTGGCAGCCATCGCCATTTCCTGGTTCGGCATGCAACGCCGCAAGTGGCAGCAAGGCACTGACAATGACTGATCACGCCGTCGATCACCGCACAGCCGTAGCGCCGACCGTCGAGAAAGACGATCACAGCGAGGGCATGGCCTATCTGGAGTCGCTTCCGAGGCGCATCGTCACGCTCTACATCCCGCTGTTCATCATCGTGGTGATCCTGCTGTTCCCGTTCTACTGGATGGCGCTGACCTCGATCAAACCCGACGAGCAATTGATCGACATGGAGCGGTTCAATCCGTTCTGGGTGATCAAGCCGACCTTCAAGCACATTCAAAAGCTGCTGTTCGAAACCAACTATCCGCAGTGGCTCTGGAACACGATGTATGTCGCGGCGGCGGCGACGTTCCTGTCGATCGTCGCTAGTGTTCTCGCGGCCTATGCGATCGTGCGGCTGCGCTTCCGCGGCGCGCAGACGGTCGGCGCGCTGATCTTCATGGCCTATCTCGTGCCACCGTCGATCCTGTTCATTCCGCTGGCGACCGTCATCCAGGCCTATGGCCTGTTCGACTCGCCGATCTCACTGATCCTGGTCTATCCGACGCTGCTGATCCCGTTCTCGACCTGGCTGCTGATGGGGTATTTCAAGACCATCCCGTTCGAGCTCGAAGAGTGCGCCCTGATCGACGGCGCCTCGCGCTGGCAGATCCTGGTCAAGATCATCATCCCGCTGGCGGTGCCCGGCCTGATCTCGGCCTTCATCTTCTCGTTCACTTTGTGCTGGAACGAGTTCATCTATGCGCTGACCTTCCTGCAATCGACCCAGAACAAGACTGTGCCGGTCGCCATCGTCAACGAATTCGTTGACGGCGACATCTATAAATGGGGCTCGCTGATGGCCGGCGCGCTGGTCGGATCATTGCCGCTGGTGATCCTGTATGCGTTCTTCGTTGAGCACTACGTATCGGCGATGACGGGCGCGGTGAAGGAGTAGGCTGTCGTCCCCGCGAAGGCGGGGACCCATAGCCTCAGTCTTCTCAGCTTAGGCTGGGGAGGAGAGGCCTTCATTCCCGCCGTTAGCTTCTGTGGTTATGGGTCCCCGCCTTCGCGGGGACGACGACTGAGAGGCCGTCGGTAGATCAGAACACAATCAAGAAAAGGAAACCTCCCTTGCACATCCTCATCCTCGGCGCCGCCGGCATGGTTGGCCGCAAGCTCACAGAGAAACTGGTTCGCGACGGCCGTCTCGGCAATCGCGACATCACCCGCATGACCCTGCAGGATGTGGTGGCGCCGGCGAAGCCAGCGGGCGCGTCGATCCCGATCGAACTGGTGACGTCGGACTTCGCCGATCCAAAGACGGCTGCGCCGCTGGTCGCCCACAAACCGGAGGTGATCTTTCACCTCGCCGCCATCGTGTCGGGGGAGGCGGAGGCCGATTTCGACAAGGGCTATCGCATCAATCTCGACGGCACCCGCTATCTGATCGACGCTATCCGCGCCATCGGCGGCGGTTACAAGCCGCGGCTGGTCTTCACCTCGTCCATTGCGGTGTTCGGTGCGCCGTTTCCCGACAAGATTGGCGACGAGTTCATCCACACGCCGCTGACCTCCTATGGCACCCAGAAGTCGATCTGCGAAATGCTGATCGCCGACTATACCCGAAAGGGCTTCCTGGACGGCATCGGCATCCGCCTGCCGACCATCTGCGTCCGTCCGGGCGCACCGAACAAGGCCGCCTCCGGCTTCTTCTCCAACATCATCCGCGAGCCGCTGGCCGGCAAGGAAGCCATCCTGCCGGTGTCCGAGGACGTCCGCCACTGGCACGCGTCGCCGCGCTCTGCCGTGGGCTTCCTAGTTCACGCCGGCACGATGGATCTTCAGGCCATGGGCCCGCGGCGTAATCTCAGCATGCCCGGCATGTCGGTGACCGTCGGCGAGCAGATTGCCGCACTGGATCGCGTCGCCGGCAAGAACGTCGTCGCCCGCATCAAGCGTGAGACTGATCCGGTCATCACTGGTATCGTGTCTGGCTGGCCGCGCGATTTCGACACCGCGCGCGCGCTGAAGCTCGGCTTCACTACGGCCGAGAAAACCTTCGACGACATCATCCGCATCCATATCGAGGATGAACTCGGCGGCAAGTTCTTCGATTGAAGTCTTGAATGCTCTCCCGCCTCGCGACGCTTGGCTTCGACGGGCGGGGAGCGCTCGCCACGCGCGCCAAGCCCGCTGCGAAGCCCACCGTTCCGCCCGCTGGAACGGGATAGCCCTCATGCTCACAAAGCAGTGCACGCGGGCTGATTTTCCTGTAAGCGCTCGCCTCACACGTTCACCGTGGCCGACGCGACGAACAATATAGCAGGAGGAATGCATGCCGGCTCTGCCGCTTTCGGGCATCAAGGTTATCGACATGACGCGGGTGCTTGCCGGCCCGATCGCCGGTCAGATGCTCGGCGATTTCGGCGCTGAGGTCATCAAGATCGAACGCCCTGGAACCGGCGACGATTCCCGCGCGTTCGGCCCTCCTTATCTGAACGACCCGGACGGTGGCAGGCACGACAATTCGTTCTATCTCTGCGCCAATCGGAACAAGAAGTCGGTCACGGTCAATGTGGCCAAGCCTGAAGGCCAGGAGATCATTCGCGAACTCGTCAAGACGGCCGACGTGTTGTTGGAAAACTACAAAGTAGGCGACCTTAAGCGGTATGGCCTCGACTACGACGCGATCAAGGCCATCAACCCGCGCATCATCTACTGCTCCGTGACGGGCTTCGGACAAACAGGTCCCTATGCCACGCGTGCCGGCTACGATGCGATCCTGCAGGCGATGGGCGGTCTCATGAGCGTCACCGGCCATCTCGACGGCGAGCCTGGCGAAGGCCCCATGAAGGTCGGTCCCTCGATCGTGGACTATATGACCGGCCTGAACGCCTCCATCGGCGTGATGTCGGCGCTCTATCACCGCGACGCTGGCGGTGGCGAGGGACAGCATGTCGATGCTTGTCTCTTCGATACGGTGATCGCCTCTTTGTCGCATTGGCTCCAACCCTATCTCATGAGTGGTAAGGTCCCGCCGCGCCGCGGCACCTGGGGCAATGGCGGGATGCCTGCCGGCGTCTTCCGTTGCACCGACGGCGAGGTGATGATCGTCAATGGCAATGACGGCCAGTTTCAGCGGACCTGCGAAGTGCTCGGAGAGCCTGACCTGGCCAAGGATCCACGCTTCCTGAAGAACAACGATCGCGTCCAGCACGGCAAGGAGATCATGGCCATCTTTGCCGGTCTCTTCCTGAAGCAGCCCGTTGCCCACTGGCTCGAACGCCTGGAGGCCGTCGGTGTACCATCCGGCCCGATCAACGATTTCGATCAGGTTTTTGCGGACCCTCATGTCCAATCCCGCGGCATGCGTGTGCACACGGAGCATCCTTTCGAGCCGGCGCTTTCGCTTGTGCGAAATCCGCTGATGTTCTCGGGTACGCCGGTCACCGAATATCGCGCGCCGCCGCTTCTCGGCTCGAATACGGACGAAATCCTGGCTACCATCGGTTACGACAGCGAACGGATCGGCGCGCTCAGGAAAAAGGGCATCGTCTAGATCGGTCAGAGGATACGATGCGGATCGCCAGCATCGGCGAATGCATGATCGAGCTGCGTCAGATGCCGGATGGGCACCTGACGCGGTCGTTCGGCGGCGACACGCTCAACACCGCCGTCTATCTGGCGCGGCTTGGTGCCAGCGTCGATTATGTGACGGCGCTCGGCGACGATCCGCTCAGCGACGAGATGATCGCCGGCTGGCAGGATGAGGGCATCGGCACTGAGCGGGTGCTGCGCCTCAAGGGCAAGCTACCCGGCCTCTATATGATCGAGACCAATGAGGCGGGCGAGCGCCGCTTCTATCACTGGCGCGATGCGTCAGCTGTCCGCAGCCTGCTAAGTCTGCCCGAGACCGACGCGCTGCTGGCGTCGCTCGCGGACTATGATCTGATCTATCTGTCCGCCATCACGCTGTCGCTGTTCGACATGGCTGGCCGCGGCCGCCTGATTGCGGCGCTCCAGCGTGCGCGCGCTGCAGGCGTCCGTGTCGCCTTCGATACCAATTTCCGCGCCCGCGGCTGGCCCGATCTCGATCAGGCGCGCGCTGCGTTTCAGGGGGCTTTTGCAGTCTCCGATATCGTGCTGGCGTCGGTCGAGGACCTGCTGCCGCTCTATCCTGGCGAGGCTGAGGAGAAGCTGCTGTCGCGCGTTGAAGCAGATGAAGTCGTGCTCAAGCTCGATTCGCCCGCGAGCATCATACGGCATAACGGCCAGTCGCGGCGTATCGAGGCCGAGCCGGTTAGTGGTGCGGTGATCGATACCACTGCCGCCGGCGACAGTTTTGCCGCTGCCTATCTGCACGCACGTCTGAGCGGTACTCAGCCCGTCGCCGCCGCTAAGGCTGGTCACTATCTTGCCGGCACGGTCGTCTGCCATCCCGGCGCGATCATCCCGCGCGAGGCGATGCCCGATATGATCGCGTTCGACACCCCCTCATGAGAGGACCATCCGCATGAACAAGCCTCTCGATGCCGGTCAGCGTCAGGATCATCTGCGAAAGCTGCTCAAGGCAGCATTCGTCGTTCCCGTGCTGACCATCGAGCGCGTCGCGGACGCGATACCGCTTGCGCGTGCGTTAGTCGCAGGCGGTATCCGCACGCTGGAGATCACCTTGCGCACCGAGGCCGCAGTGGAGGCGGCGAAGGCCGTCATTGCCGAGGTGTCGGAGGCCATTGTTGGCATCGGCACGGTGCTGACGCCGGCGGATTTCCAGAAGGCCTATGCCATCGGGGCACGCTTCACGGTCAGTCCCGGCGCGACGCGCGAATTGCTGGACATCGCAGCGTCCAGCGATCTGCCGTTCCTGCCGGGCGTCGCCACGGCCTCGGAACTGATGCAGGCGCGCGAGCGCGGTTTTGATGTGCTGAAGTTCTTCCCCGCGGAACAGGCCGGTGGAATCGCGATGCTGCGCGCCTGGGCGGGACCGTTTCCGGATGTCAGGTTTTGCCCCACGGGCGGAATCGGCGAGGCCAATGCGGCGAGCTGGCTCGACGAGCCGATGGTTCTGGCGGTCGGCGGGTCCTGGATCTGCCCGTCGTCGATGGTACGTTCCGGCGATTGGGCAGGCATAACCGCCATGTGCGCGCGGACCATGAAAACCCTGCAAGCGCCATGAAGCCGGGCTATAACGGGCTCAATATTTGAAATCGATCAGGGAGACGACCATGACTGCCAGCATCGTTGGTTGGGCGCATATGCCGTTCGGAAAATTCGACGCCGAGACTGTCGAGAGCATGGTGGTCCGCGTTGCGACCGAAGCCATGGCCGATGCCGGCATCTCCGCATCTGACGTCGATGAAATCGTGCTCGGCCATTTCAACGCCGGCTTCTCGCCGCAGGATTTTACGGCATCATTGGTGCTGCAGGCCGATCCGGCGCTGCGCTTCAAGCCCGCCACGCGCGTCGAGAATGCCTGCGCCACCGGCTCCGCCGCCGTGCATCAGGGCATCAAGTCGATCGCCGCCGGCGCTGCCAAGATCGTCCTCGTGGTCGGTGTCGAACAGATGACCCGCACGCCGGGTCCCGAGATCGGCAAGAACCTGCTCCGAGCGTCCTATCTGCCGGAAGACGGCGAGACGCCTGCGGGCTTCGCCGGCGTGTTCGGCGGCATCGCACAAAAATACTTCCAGAAATATGGCGACCAGTCAGATGCGCTGGCGATGATCGCCGCCAAGAACCACGCCAACGGCGTCCACAATCCCTATGCGCAGATGCGCAAGGATGTCGGCTTCGAATTCTGCCGCTCCGAAAGCGACAAGAACCCGTTCGTCGCCGGTCCCTTGAAGCGCACCGACTGCTCGCTGGTGTCCGACGGCGCCGCGGCATTGGTGCTGACGGATTCCGAGACCGCCAAGACCATGGGCAAGGCGGTCAACATCAAGGCCACCGGCCATGCGCAGGATTTCCTGCCGATGTCGAAGCGCGACATCCTTCAATTCGAGGGCTGCACCGTGGCGTGGCAGAAGGCGTTGAAATCTGCCGGCGTCGAGATCGGCGATCTCTCTTTCGTCGAAACCCATGACTGCTTCACCGTCGCCGAACTGATCGAATATGAAGCGATGGGCCTGACGCCGCGCGGGCAGGGTGCGCGCGCCATCAAGGAAGGCTGGACCCAGAAGGATGGCAAGCTGCCGGTCAATCCGTCCGGTGGTCTCAAGGCCAAGGGCCATCCGATCGGCGCCACCGGTGTGTCGATGCATGTGCTGAGCGCGATGCAATTGCTGGGGCAGGCGCCCGAGGGCATGCAGATCAAAAATGCAAAACTCGCCGGCATCTTCAATATGGGCGGCGCCGCAGTGGCGAACTACGTCTCCATCCTCGAGCCGGCGAAGTAACGCGCGGGCGACGTCATGAATGTCGCACAATGGCTGGCATCGTCGGCGCGTCTGCATCCGCAGGCGCCGGCGCTGCTGACCGGCACCACCGTTCAGGCTGACTACGCCACCTTCGCGCGCCGCACCGCCGCCATCGGTGCCGGCCTTGTGCGTGATTACGGCATTCAGCCTGGCGACCGCGTCGCACTGTTTGCATCAAACTGCACCGAATATCTCGAATGCATGTATGCGGTGTGGTGGATCGGCGCCGTCGTGATCCCCATTAATGCCAAGCTGCATGGCCGCGAGGCCGCATGGATCTGCGACAATGCCTGTGCGAGGCTGGCCTTTGTCGACGACGACAGCCGTGCTGCGCTTGTTCAGGTCGAGGAAGACCTGCCGACCGGCATGCAGATGCTGTCGATCGACAGCGAGACCTATCGCGAATTGCAGCATGGCGAGCCGGTCGGGATAGTGCCGCTGTCCCGCGAAGACAACAATCTCGCCTGGCTGTTCTACACCTCCGGCACCACGGGGCGGCCGAAGGGCGTGATGCTCAGCCATGGCAATCTGGTGGCCATGTCCATGTGCTATCTCGCCGATGTCGATCAGGTGCACCAGACGGACGCGATCCTCTACGCCGCGCCGATCTCGCACGGTGCCGGCCTCTATAATTTGATCCATGTCCGCATGGCTGCGCGGCACGTCGTGCCGGAGAGCCAGGGTTTCGAGCCTGAAGAAGTGCTCGATCTCGGCAAGCAACTCGGCGATGTCGCGATGTTTGCGGCGCCGACCATGGTGCGGCGCCTGGTCGATGCGGCGAAGAAGCGCGGCGAGAGCGGCGAGGGCATCCGCACCATCGTCTATGGCGGCGGGCCGATGTATCTGGCCGACATCCGCGACGCCATCAGCACCATGGGGCAGCGCTTCGTGCAGATTTACGGCCAGGGTGAATCGCCGATGACGATCACCTCGCTGCCGCGTGCGTTCCATGCGGATACCGAGCACCCGCGTTATCTCGAACGCCTCGCTTCGGTCGGCCCGGCGCAGAGCGTGATGTCGGTGCGGATCACCGATGCCGATGGCAAGCCTTTGCCAGTTGGCGAAACCGGCGAGGTCGAGGCCAAGGGGCCGGCGGTGATGCTCGGCTACTGGAACAATGATAAGGCCAATGCCGAGACATTGAAGGACGGCTGGCTGCGCACCGGCGATGTCGGCCGGCTCGACGAGGACGGCTTCCTCACGCTGTCTGACCGTTCCAAGGATGTCATCATCTCCGGCGGTACCAATATCTACCCGCGCGAAGTCGAGGAGGCGCTGCTGACACATCCCGCCGTGCGGGAAGTCTCGGCCATCGGCGTGCCCGAGCCTGACTGGGGCGAGATCGTAGTGGCCTGTGTGGTGCTGGAGCCCGGCGCATCAGCCGACGATGCTGCGCTCGACGCGCATTGTCTCGCCAATATCGCCCGTTTCAAGCGCCCCAAGCGCTACGTCTATCTGGATGCGCTGCCGAAGAACAATTACGGCAAGGTGCTCAAGACCGAGCTGCGGGAGATGATGCGCGCTTCGGCGTCGGCGGGGGCCGGCTAGTCGTTACCACTTTGACGCGTACCGGCATCCCACGCATACGGCTCCGCGTCTGGCGCCCTTGCGTCCGCCGAACGCCTGCCGCTAAGACGAAGGCAATAGCGGCGCAGATCAGCGCCTGATCACGTTTTTCGGGAGCAAACGACTTTGACGGGACCACTTCACGGGATCAGGATCATCGATATGACTTCGGTGATGATGGGGCCTTACTGCACCCAGACGCTGGGTGACTACGGCGCCGATGTGATCAAGGTGGAGTCTCCCGATGGCGATGTGGTCCGCGCAATCGGGCCGATGCGCAATCCCGGCATGGGGCCGATCTTCCTCAACACCAACCGCAACAAGCGCTGCGTCTGCATCGACCTCAAGAAGGAAGAGGGCCGCGAGGCGCTGCTGAAGCTGGTCGCGACGGCCGATGTGCTGGTCTACAATGTCCGCCCGGCGGCGATGGTGCGGCTCAATCTCGGCTATGACGCGGTGTCGAAGATCAATCCGCGCCTGATCTATGCCGGCGTGTTCGGCTTCAGCCAGGCCGGCCCCTATGCCGCCAAGCCCGCTTATGACGACCTGATCCAGGGCGCCACCGCGCTCGCGGCCCTGAATGCGCGGATCAGTCCCGACGGTGTGCCGCGCTATGTGCCGAATGCGCTGGTCGATCGTATTGTCGGCCTCAATGCGCTCGGCGCCATCCTCGCCAGCGTGGTGCATCGCGACCGCACCGGCGAGGGCCAGCGCGTCGATATTCCGATGTTCGAGACCATGGCGGGCTTCATGATGGGCGACCACATGGGCGGTCTCACCTTCGATCCGCCGCTCGACAGAGGCGGCTATGGTCGCCACCTGTCGCCGGACCGGCGGCCGTATCAGACCTCGGACGGCTATATCTGCGCCATGGTTTATAACGACAAGCAGTGGAAGAGCTTCCTCAGGCATGTCGGCCGCGAGGAACTGTTCGACGATCCGCGCTTTGCGACCTTCCCGCAGCGCATCCAGCATATCGACACGGTGAACGCTGAACTGTCGCGCATCTTCAAGACTAGGACGACGGCGGAGTGGGCGAAGCTGCTCGACGAGGCCGACGTGCCGTCGACGCCAATGCATACGCTCGAAAGCATGATGCAGGATCCGCATATGCTGGCGACCGACTTCTTCCAGCAGGTCGAGCATCCGACCGAAGGCGCGGTGCGCAACATGAAGGTCGCCGCCACCTGGTCGAAGACGCCGGTCGATCTGTCGCGTCTTGCCTCGCATCTCGGCGAGCAGAATGCCGAGGTGCTGGCCGAGGTTGGCTATACGCCCGATCAGATCGAGAAAATGCACAAGGACGGCGTGCTCAAACAGGCCGCCATCCCGGATACGTCGGAGCTATAACGCATGGACTTCGCCCTCGACGCCAACCAGG
It contains:
- a CDS encoding RidA family protein, whose product is MPEIDYKTVLPEGWARPRGFAHAVVAGGTRSVRISGQLGKQNGQGEVAEGSDFGSQWRYAMENLVTVLKAAGGEPKQIVMLRAYVTDINAFKTSGAAVGEAWGATLGKHFPAMTLVQVSALIDPHARVEIEGEAILP
- a CDS encoding sugar ABC transporter permease — encoded protein: MTTIQTSMPGAGKVIPRSSAWDRLRINRNWLAMWFMLPAAAFLILFLAYPLFLGVWMSFTDDRIGRGGVFVGLENYEWLKDDSIFWLSVFNTLLYTIVASAIKFAVGLYLALLLNRHMPFKALIRAAVLIPFIVPTVLSAIAFWWIYDSQFSIISWSLIKMGLIDHNINFLGDSNWARGSVIFANIWRGVPFVAITLLAGLQTVSPSLYEAATLDGATSWQRFRFITYPLLTPIIAVVMTFSVLFTFTDFQLIWALTRGGPVNATHLMATLSYQRGILSGRLGEGAAIATAMIPFLLAAIAISWFGMQRRKWQQGTDND
- a CDS encoding carbohydrate ABC transporter permease; amino-acid sequence: MTDHAVDHRTAVAPTVEKDDHSEGMAYLESLPRRIVTLYIPLFIIVVILLFPFYWMALTSIKPDEQLIDMERFNPFWVIKPTFKHIQKLLFETNYPQWLWNTMYVAAAATFLSIVASVLAAYAIVRLRFRGAQTVGALIFMAYLVPPSILFIPLATVIQAYGLFDSPISLILVYPTLLIPFSTWLLMGYFKTIPFELEECALIDGASRWQILVKIIIPLAVPGLISAFIFSFTLCWNEFIYALTFLQSTQNKTVPVAIVNEFVDGDIYKWGSLMAGALVGSLPLVILYAFFVEHYVSAMTGAVKE
- the denD gene encoding D-erythronate dehydrogenase produces the protein MHILILGAAGMVGRKLTEKLVRDGRLGNRDITRMTLQDVVAPAKPAGASIPIELVTSDFADPKTAAPLVAHKPEVIFHLAAIVSGEAEADFDKGYRINLDGTRYLIDAIRAIGGGYKPRLVFTSSIAVFGAPFPDKIGDEFIHTPLTSYGTQKSICEMLIADYTRKGFLDGIGIRLPTICVRPGAPNKAASGFFSNIIREPLAGKEAILPVSEDVRHWHASPRSAVGFLVHAGTMDLQAMGPRRNLSMPGMSVTVGEQIAALDRVAGKNVVARIKRETDPVITGIVSGWPRDFDTARALKLGFTTAEKTFDDIIRIHIEDELGGKFFD
- a CDS encoding CaiB/BaiF CoA-transferase family protein, yielding MPALPLSGIKVIDMTRVLAGPIAGQMLGDFGAEVIKIERPGTGDDSRAFGPPYLNDPDGGRHDNSFYLCANRNKKSVTVNVAKPEGQEIIRELVKTADVLLENYKVGDLKRYGLDYDAIKAINPRIIYCSVTGFGQTGPYATRAGYDAILQAMGGLMSVTGHLDGEPGEGPMKVGPSIVDYMTGLNASIGVMSALYHRDAGGGEGQHVDACLFDTVIASLSHWLQPYLMSGKVPPRRGTWGNGGMPAGVFRCTDGEVMIVNGNDGQFQRTCEVLGEPDLAKDPRFLKNNDRVQHGKEIMAIFAGLFLKQPVAHWLERLEAVGVPSGPINDFDQVFADPHVQSRGMRVHTEHPFEPALSLVRNPLMFSGTPVTEYRAPPLLGSNTDEILATIGYDSERIGALRKKGIV
- a CDS encoding sugar kinase encodes the protein MRIASIGECMIELRQMPDGHLTRSFGGDTLNTAVYLARLGASVDYVTALGDDPLSDEMIAGWQDEGIGTERVLRLKGKLPGLYMIETNEAGERRFYHWRDASAVRSLLSLPETDALLASLADYDLIYLSAITLSLFDMAGRGRLIAALQRARAAGVRVAFDTNFRARGWPDLDQARAAFQGAFAVSDIVLASVEDLLPLYPGEAEEKLLSRVEADEVVLKLDSPASIIRHNGQSRRIEAEPVSGAVIDTTAAGDSFAAAYLHARLSGTQPVAAAKAGHYLAGTVVCHPGAIIPREAMPDMIAFDTPS
- the eda gene encoding bifunctional 4-hydroxy-2-oxoglutarate aldolase/2-dehydro-3-deoxy-phosphogluconate aldolase, translated to MNKPLDAGQRQDHLRKLLKAAFVVPVLTIERVADAIPLARALVAGGIRTLEITLRTEAAVEAAKAVIAEVSEAIVGIGTVLTPADFQKAYAIGARFTVSPGATRELLDIAASSDLPFLPGVATASELMQARERGFDVLKFFPAEQAGGIAMLRAWAGPFPDVRFCPTGGIGEANAASWLDEPMVLAVGGSWICPSSMVRSGDWAGITAMCARTMKTLQAP
- a CDS encoding acetyl-CoA acetyltransferase, which produces MTASIVGWAHMPFGKFDAETVESMVVRVATEAMADAGISASDVDEIVLGHFNAGFSPQDFTASLVLQADPALRFKPATRVENACATGSAAVHQGIKSIAAGAAKIVLVVGVEQMTRTPGPEIGKNLLRASYLPEDGETPAGFAGVFGGIAQKYFQKYGDQSDALAMIAAKNHANGVHNPYAQMRKDVGFEFCRSESDKNPFVAGPLKRTDCSLVSDGAAALVLTDSETAKTMGKAVNIKATGHAQDFLPMSKRDILQFEGCTVAWQKALKSAGVEIGDLSFVETHDCFTVAELIEYEAMGLTPRGQGARAIKEGWTQKDGKLPVNPSGGLKAKGHPIGATGVSMHVLSAMQLLGQAPEGMQIKNAKLAGIFNMGGAAVANYVSILEPAK
- a CDS encoding class I adenylate-forming enzyme family protein produces the protein MNVAQWLASSARLHPQAPALLTGTTVQADYATFARRTAAIGAGLVRDYGIQPGDRVALFASNCTEYLECMYAVWWIGAVVIPINAKLHGREAAWICDNACARLAFVDDDSRAALVQVEEDLPTGMQMLSIDSETYRELQHGEPVGIVPLSREDNNLAWLFYTSGTTGRPKGVMLSHGNLVAMSMCYLADVDQVHQTDAILYAAPISHGAGLYNLIHVRMAARHVVPESQGFEPEEVLDLGKQLGDVAMFAAPTMVRRLVDAAKKRGESGEGIRTIVYGGGPMYLADIRDAISTMGQRFVQIYGQGESPMTITSLPRAFHADTEHPRYLERLASVGPAQSVMSVRITDADGKPLPVGETGEVEAKGPAVMLGYWNNDKANAETLKDGWLRTGDVGRLDEDGFLTLSDRSKDVIISGGTNIYPREVEEALLTHPAVREVSAIGVPEPDWGEIVVACVVLEPGASADDAALDAHCLANIARFKRPKRYVYLDALPKNNYGKVLKTELREMMRASASAGAG
- a CDS encoding CoA transferase yields the protein MTSVMMGPYCTQTLGDYGADVIKVESPDGDVVRAIGPMRNPGMGPIFLNTNRNKRCVCIDLKKEEGREALLKLVATADVLVYNVRPAAMVRLNLGYDAVSKINPRLIYAGVFGFSQAGPYAAKPAYDDLIQGATALAALNARISPDGVPRYVPNALVDRIVGLNALGAILASVVHRDRTGEGQRVDIPMFETMAGFMMGDHMGGLTFDPPLDRGGYGRHLSPDRRPYQTSDGYICAMVYNDKQWKSFLRHVGREELFDDPRFATFPQRIQHIDTVNAELSRIFKTRTTAEWAKLLDEADVPSTPMHTLESMMQDPHMLATDFFQQVEHPTEGAVRNMKVAATWSKTPVDLSRLASHLGEQNAEVLAEVGYTPDQIEKMHKDGVLKQAAIPDTSEL